The following coding sequences are from one Bacteroidales bacterium window:
- the gyrB gene encoding DNA topoisomerase (ATP-hydrolyzing) subunit B, whose product MSEEKLDNNENYSASSIQVLEGLEAVRKRPAMYIGDISTKGLHHLVYEVVDNSIDEALAGYASNIYVTINEDNSITVEDDGRGIPVDMHEKEGKSALEVVLTVLHAGGKFNKDSYKVSGGLHGVGVSCVNALSTYLRAEVRRNGKIHVQEYSKGHPQTEVQVVGDTDKTGTIVTFLPDDTIFTDTVYQFQILAGRLRDLAFLNAGIHLTLTDKREIDAEGNAKCEHYYSADGLKEFVQYVDSSKEHLFEDIIHINTERQGVPVEVAMTYNTSYNENLFSYVNNINTIEGGTHVAGFRRALTRTLKKYAEDSKMLEKVKVEISAEDFREGLTAVISVKVMEPQFEGQTKTKLGNSEVSGAVDVAVAETLSNFLEENPKQAKMIVDKVVLAAQARHAARHARELVQRKSPLSGGGLPGKLADCSKRDPQLCEIFLVEGDSAGGTAKSGRDRNFQAILPLRGKILNVEKAMHHKVLESQEIRNIYTALGVTIGTEEDSKEANISKLRYHKIIIMTDADVDGSHIATLIMTFFFRHMRPLIENGYLYIATPPLYLCKAKAGKVQEYCWTEMQREQFSLKYNGEITTQRYKGLGEMDAQQLWETTMDPENRTLRQVTIENAAEADRIFSMLMGEDVLPRKEFIEKNATYANIDA is encoded by the coding sequence ATGTCAGAAGAAAAACTTGATAACAACGAAAACTATTCGGCGAGTAGTATTCAGGTGCTTGAAGGATTAGAGGCAGTACGTAAACGCCCTGCCATGTATATTGGCGATATAAGCACAAAAGGATTGCACCACCTTGTATATGAGGTAGTGGATAACTCAATAGATGAGGCTCTTGCCGGATATGCAAGCAATATATACGTAACAATTAACGAAGACAACTCTATAACCGTTGAAGACGACGGACGTGGTATCCCTGTTGATATGCACGAGAAAGAGGGAAAATCGGCACTTGAAGTTGTATTGACAGTATTACACGCAGGAGGTAAATTTAACAAAGACTCATACAAAGTATCAGGAGGATTACATGGAGTGGGAGTATCTTGTGTTAATGCCCTATCAACATACCTAAGAGCAGAGGTGCGTCGTAATGGAAAGATACACGTACAGGAGTACTCTAAAGGACACCCACAAACCGAGGTTCAAGTTGTAGGCGATACCGATAAAACAGGAACAATAGTAACATTCTTGCCCGATGATACAATCTTCACAGATACAGTATATCAATTTCAAATATTGGCAGGTCGTTTAAGAGACTTGGCGTTTTTGAATGCAGGAATACATTTGACCTTAACAGACAAACGCGAAATAGATGCTGAAGGAAACGCAAAGTGCGAGCATTACTACTCGGCAGACGGATTAAAAGAGTTTGTTCAATATGTAGATAGTTCAAAAGAGCATCTGTTTGAAGATATAATCCATATCAACACAGAGCGTCAGGGAGTACCAGTTGAGGTTGCTATGACATACAACACCTCATACAACGAAAACCTCTTCTCGTATGTAAATAACATCAATACCATTGAGGGAGGAACACACGTAGCAGGATTCCGCAGAGCATTAACACGTACCCTCAAAAAATATGCCGAAGACTCTAAAATGTTAGAGAAGGTAAAGGTAGAGATTAGTGCAGAGGACTTCCGCGAGGGATTAACAGCCGTTATCTCTGTAAAAGTTATGGAGCCTCAATTTGAGGGACAAACAAAGACCAAACTTGGAAATAGCGAGGTTAGCGGAGCAGTAGATGTAGCAGTAGCAGAGACGTTGAGTAACTTCCTTGAGGAGAATCCAAAACAAGCAAAGATGATTGTTGATAAAGTTGTACTTGCAGCACAAGCACGTCATGCAGCACGTCACGCACGTGAATTGGTACAACGCAAATCACCCCTTTCAGGAGGCGGACTTCCCGGTAAGTTGGCAGACTGTTCAAAACGCGATCCTCAACTATGTGAGATATTCCTTGTGGAGGGAGACTCAGCGGGAGGAACAGCAAAGAGCGGACGCGACCGTAACTTTCAGGCAATCCTGCCACTACGTGGTAAAATCCTGAACGTTGAGAAAGCAATGCACCATAAAGTTCTTGAGAGTCAAGAGATACGCAACATATATACAGCATTAGGAGTAACAATAGGAACAGAAGAGGATAGCAAAGAGGCAAACATCAGCAAACTACGTTATCACAAGATTATTATCATGACCGATGCCGACGTTGACGGAAGCCACATTGCAACATTGATTATGACCTTCTTCTTCCGCCATATGCGTCCATTAATTGAGAATGGATACCTATATATAGCAACCCCACCACTATATTTGTGTAAAGCAAAAGCAGGAAAGGTGCAAGAGTATTGTTGGACCGAGATGCAACGTGAACAATTCTCTCTAAAATATAACGGAGAGATAACAACACAACGTTACAAAGGTCTTGGAGAGATGGACGCACAACAACTCTGGGAGACAACAATGGATCCGGAGAATCGTACACTTCGCCAAGTAACAATTGAGAACGCCGCTGAGGCAGACAGAATATTCTCAATGTTGATGGGAGAGGATGTACTACCACGTAAAGAGTTCATCGAGAAGAATGCAACATACGCGAATATAGATGCCTAA
- the ade gene encoding adenine deaminase, giving the protein MEYIISGNLVDVHRQEVYPATITIKEGKISSIERGNGDIDNSQCFIMPGFVDSHCHIESSMLNPIEFGRNALNHGTLASVSDPHEIANVCGLEGLDYMCRCADKSPMRIFYSLPSCVPAVDFDTAGAVIDASTTAELIKSDRFIALSEMMNVPGVLYKNCEVVAKLEAAKAVGKPIDGHAPGLSGEGLKHYVKMGISTDHEVVTLKEAEEKIAEGMMIQIREGSSAKSLDTLMPLIDKYPNSVLLCTDDYKAYDLKKGYINRLVKEAVKSGCNIYNVLRAATLNAVEHYSLPLGLLREGDDADFIVVNNLADFKVEASYIKGEKVSALGYFLSDECVNSFEAEGIEIEDISEPDYNHIIGIVENSLYTKHLSINDVTDRLNKIICYNRYEKGAKPASALIEGLNLRCGAFGSTVGHDSHNIIVAGADNESIAKVVNAIVEMKGGMAVWDGKEIFSLPLPVGGLMSNKSIDEVSEEYMILHNKIKELGCSLTSPLMTLAFMSLPVIPALKLTSKGLFDVDKFKFV; this is encoded by the coding sequence ATGGAATATATAATAAGTGGCAATTTGGTTGATGTTCACCGTCAAGAGGTTTATCCTGCCACAATAACCATAAAGGAGGGAAAAATCTCTTCTATTGAGAGAGGAAACGGCGATATAGACAACTCGCAATGTTTTATTATGCCCGGATTTGTTGACTCGCATTGCCATATTGAGAGTTCGATGCTAAACCCTATTGAGTTTGGCAGGAATGCTCTAAATCATGGGACATTGGCATCGGTCAGCGACCCCCACGAGATTGCTAATGTGTGTGGATTAGAAGGGTTGGACTATATGTGCAGATGTGCCGATAAATCTCCTATGAGGATATTTTACTCTCTGCCTTCTTGCGTGCCTGCTGTTGATTTTGATACTGCCGGTGCTGTTATTGATGCCTCTACAACTGCTGAACTTATAAAGAGCGACAGATTTATTGCTCTTAGCGAAATGATGAATGTTCCCGGCGTATTGTATAAAAACTGCGAAGTGGTGGCTAAACTGGAGGCTGCTAAGGCTGTTGGCAAACCTATTGACGGTCACGCTCCCGGTTTATCGGGTGAGGGACTTAAACATTATGTAAAGATGGGTATCTCTACTGACCACGAAGTGGTGACTCTTAAAGAGGCGGAAGAGAAGATTGCTGAAGGTATGATGATACAGATACGCGAGGGCAGCTCGGCTAAATCGTTAGACACTCTTATGCCTCTTATTGATAAATACCCTAACTCTGTGCTTTTATGTACCGATGACTATAAGGCTTACGACCTTAAAAAGGGCTACATTAACAGACTGGTTAAAGAGGCTGTTAAAAGCGGATGCAATATATATAATGTATTAAGAGCGGCTACTCTGAATGCTGTTGAGCATTACTCTTTGCCTCTTGGTTTGTTAAGAGAGGGTGATGATGCTGATTTTATTGTTGTAAACAACTTAGCGGATTTTAAGGTTGAGGCTTCGTATATTAAGGGTGAGAAGGTTTCTGCTCTTGGATACTTCCTCTCTGATGAGTGCGTAAATAGTTTTGAGGCTGAGGGTATAGAGATTGAGGATATTTCAGAGCCTGACTATAACCATATTATTGGTATTGTTGAGAATTCGCTCTACACAAAGCACCTTTCCATTAACGATGTTACAGACAGATTAAATAAGATTATTTGTTATAACCGATACGAAAAGGGGGCTAAACCTGCCTCTGCTCTTATTGAGGGTTTAAATTTAAGGTGTGGTGCATTTGGCTCAACGGTTGGTCACGACAGCCACAATATTATTGTTGCCGGGGCTGATAATGAGTCGATAGCCAAGGTTGTTAATGCTATTGTAGAGATGAAAGGCGGTATGGCTGTTTGGGATGGTAAAGAGATATTCTCTCTTCCTCTTCCGGTGGGGGGATTGATGTCGAACAAATCTATTGATGAGGTATCGGAAGAGTATATGATTCTTCACAACAAGATTAAAGAGCTGGGATGCTCTCTTACCTCTCCTCTTATGACTTTGGCATTTATGTCTCTTCCGGTTATTCCTGCTCTTAAACTAACCTCTAAGGGGCTTTTTGATGTAGATAAGTTTAAGTTTGTGTAA
- a CDS encoding glucosamine-6-phosphate deaminase, translated as MKTNLSSQIKLDRVPKRYYAPDNVLELTALTRFEKVYTEVFESVDGGAAHVARKIAAIIEKCNAENRKCVMALGWGLGTHSVYNELVEMHKANGFSFAETIIFNVAEFYPAIEGEKSSLSILKEIFIDKVDINPENVFSPEASDNVFEFCKQYEETIAKLGGLDITLLELGRAGALSFNEPGSQLSSTTRLMLLSKDSQNTVSKVFQINDKGVTSAITMGISTLLNAKETFVVGWGEEVASSLKKAVEGPVDDAVPASFLQTVKHARFVVDLAAAEKLTRISKPWLVSSCEWTDQLIRRAIVWLCHVTGKPILKLTNKDYNDHGLSELLALYKSAYEVNIKIFNDLQHTITGWPGGKPNADDTYRPERAKPYPKKVIVFSPHPDDDVISMGGTLQRLVNQKHDVHVAYETSGNIAVGDEDMMRYVMLMNSIAEEFEFATPGIKERLDAITASVVAKKDGDMDIPEARYMKGMIRRAEARTACSYVGVKPENVHFLALPFYETGTIKKGTLGRADVDIVKKLLLDVKPDQMFVAGDLADPHGTHRVCLDAVLAAIDEVKDEEWMKNCKVWMYRGAWAEWDIDYIEMAVPISPEELRQKRNSILKHQSQMENAPFLGNDERLFWQRAEDRNKATAELYSKLGLASYEAIEAFVEYHPIR; from the coding sequence ATGAAAACAAATTTAAGTTCTCAAATTAAATTGGATAGAGTTCCCAAGAGATATTATGCTCCTGATAATGTTCTTGAACTTACCGCTTTAACAAGATTTGAGAAGGTTTATACCGAGGTATTTGAGAGTGTCGATGGTGGTGCTGCTCACGTGGCAAGAAAGATTGCCGCTATTATTGAAAAATGTAATGCTGAAAACCGCAAATGCGTTATGGCTCTTGGTTGGGGATTAGGTACTCACTCGGTTTATAACGAATTGGTGGAGATGCACAAAGCTAATGGCTTTAGTTTTGCTGAGACTATTATTTTTAACGTTGCAGAGTTTTATCCTGCCATTGAGGGTGAAAAGAGTTCTTTGAGCATCTTAAAAGAGATATTTATTGACAAAGTTGATATTAACCCCGAGAATGTATTCTCTCCTGAGGCTTCAGATAATGTTTTTGAGTTTTGCAAACAATACGAAGAGACTATCGCTAAACTTGGTGGTTTAGATATTACTCTTCTTGAACTTGGTCGTGCCGGGGCTCTTTCGTTTAATGAACCCGGTTCTCAGTTGAGTTCTACTACCCGTTTAATGCTTTTGAGTAAAGATTCTCAAAATACTGTTTCAAAAGTTTTCCAGATTAACGATAAGGGTGTTACAAGTGCTATAACAATGGGAATCTCTACTCTATTGAATGCAAAAGAGACTTTTGTTGTTGGTTGGGGCGAGGAGGTTGCTTCGAGTCTTAAAAAGGCTGTTGAGGGACCTGTTGATGATGCTGTTCCTGCTAGTTTCTTGCAAACTGTAAAACATGCTCGTTTTGTTGTTGACCTTGCGGCTGCCGAGAAACTTACTCGTATCAGCAAACCTTGGCTGGTATCTTCTTGCGAGTGGACAGACCAACTTATTCGCAGAGCTATTGTCTGGTTGTGTCACGTTACCGGCAAACCCATCCTTAAACTTACCAACAAAGATTATAACGACCACGGATTAAGCGAGTTACTTGCTCTGTATAAATCGGCTTACGAGGTTAATATAAAAATATTTAACGACCTTCAACACACTATTACCGGTTGGCCCGGAGGTAAACCTAATGCCGATGACACTTATCGCCCTGAACGAGCCAAACCTTATCCAAAGAAGGTTATCGTATTCAGCCCTCACCCCGATGATGATGTTATCTCAATGGGTGGTACTCTTCAACGTTTGGTAAATCAGAAACACGATGTTCACGTTGCCTATGAGACTTCTGGAAATATTGCTGTTGGCGATGAGGATATGATGCGTTATGTTATGCTTATGAATAGCATTGCTGAGGAGTTTGAGTTTGCTACTCCCGGTATTAAAGAGCGTCTTGATGCTATCACTGCTTCGGTTGTCGCTAAAAAGGATGGCGATATGGATATTCCTGAGGCTCGTTATATGAAAGGTATGATTCGTAGAGCTGAGGCTCGCACTGCATGTTCGTACGTTGGTGTTAAACCTGAGAATGTTCACTTCTTGGCTCTTCCTTTCTATGAGACCGGTACTATCAAAAAGGGTACTTTGGGAAGAGCAGATGTTGATATTGTCAAGAAACTTCTTCTTGATGTTAAGCCCGACCAAATGTTTGTGGCCGGTGACCTTGCAGACCCACACGGAACTCACCGCGTTTGTTTGGATGCTGTTCTTGCGGCTATTGACGAAGTTAAAGATGAGGAGTGGATGAAGAATTGTAAAGTGTGGATGTATCGCGGTGCTTGGGCTGAGTGGGATATTGACTACATTGAGATGGCTGTGCCTATCAGTCCTGAGGAACTTAGACAAAAACGTAACTCAATTCTTAAACACCAATCGCAAATGGAGAATGCTCCATTCCTTGGTAATGATGAGCGTTTGTTCTGGCAACGTGCCGAGGATAGAAACAAAGCTACTGCCGAACTATACTCTAAATTGGGATTGGCTTCGTATGAGGCTATTGAGGCGTTTGTGGAATATCATCCTATTAGATAA
- a CDS encoding glucosamine-6-phosphate deaminase — MRLIIQPDYANVSQWAANYVASRINAFAPTEEKPFILGLPTGSSPLGMYKALIELNKKGVVSFKNVITFNMDEYIGLPKEHPQSYHSFMWNNFFNHIDIKPENVNILNGNAEDPEAECKAYEEKIAKLGGIDLFLGGIGPDGHIAFNEPGSSLTSRTRIKTLTTDTIIANSRFFDNDVNKVPKTALTVGVGTIMSAKSVLIIVNGHNKARALKHGVEGSVSQMWTISALQQHEKSIIVCDEDATAEITVGTYKYFKDIEKDNLNPDSLL, encoded by the coding sequence ATGAGACTTATTATTCAACCCGATTACGCAAACGTATCGCAATGGGCAGCAAACTATGTAGCATCACGTATTAACGCATTTGCTCCAACAGAGGAGAAACCATTTATTTTAGGATTACCAACAGGATCATCACCTCTTGGAATGTACAAAGCACTTATTGAGTTGAACAAAAAAGGAGTAGTATCATTCAAGAATGTAATAACATTCAATATGGATGAGTATATAGGATTACCAAAAGAGCACCCACAAAGTTACCACTCATTTATGTGGAACAACTTCTTCAATCACATTGACATTAAACCGGAGAATGTAAACATTCTTAACGGAAATGCCGAAGATCCCGAAGCAGAGTGCAAAGCATACGAAGAGAAGATAGCAAAATTAGGAGGAATTGACCTATTCTTAGGAGGTATCGGACCTGATGGACACATTGCATTCAACGAGCCGGGCTCATCATTAACATCACGCACAAGAATTAAAACTCTTACAACAGATACAATCATTGCAAACTCTCGATTCTTTGACAACGATGTAAACAAAGTACCTAAAACAGCATTAACAGTAGGAGTAGGAACAATTATGTCGGCAAAAAGCGTTTTGATTATTGTAAACGGACACAACAAAGCACGTGCCCTTAAACATGGAGTAGAGGGAAGCGTATCTCAAATGTGGACAATCAGTGCATTGCAACAACACGAAAAGAGCATCATAGTTTGTGACGAAGATGCAACAGCTGAGATAACAGTAGGAACATACAAATATTTCAAAGATATTGAAAAAGATAATCTAAATCCAGACTCTTTATTATAA
- a CDS encoding NAD(P)-dependent oxidoreductase, which translates to MMRKKILITGAGGFIGSYLVEEALKQGFEVYAGVRASTNLEYLQDERINFITLNFADKGQLTKEVEAFVQANGKWDYIVHNMGITKTLDHFMFDKINFTYLKTFVDTLIATNNVPEKFVYMSSLSAWRSDTKELYHIDDKEHPYPSSAYGRSKFRGELYLRSLKNFPFVAMRPTGVYGPREKDYFEMIKLIKCGLDITVGFEQQYLTFIYVKDLVKAVFLALEKGRDGEGYFLTDDVEYYTQKDFRKLVSKALGKKFVLPITVPLGLVRMVCNMSEKFANSKKVPVLNRDKYQILKQRNWTCDTSKAKTDLGYAADYNLEKGINECIAWYKENGWL; encoded by the coding sequence ATAATGAGAAAAAAGATATTAATAACAGGAGCAGGAGGTTTTATAGGGAGTTATTTAGTAGAGGAGGCCCTAAAACAAGGATTTGAGGTTTACGCAGGAGTACGAGCCTCAACAAACCTTGAATATCTGCAAGATGAAAGAATAAATTTCATAACCCTGAATTTTGCAGATAAGGGACAACTTACAAAAGAGGTGGAGGCGTTCGTTCAAGCAAATGGGAAATGGGACTATATTGTTCACAATATGGGCATAACAAAAACATTAGACCATTTTATGTTTGACAAAATAAACTTCACATATCTCAAAACATTTGTTGACACTCTGATAGCAACCAATAACGTACCTGAGAAGTTTGTCTATATGAGTAGCCTGAGTGCTTGGCGTTCCGACACAAAAGAGTTATATCATATCGATGACAAGGAGCACCCCTATCCCTCTTCGGCATACGGAAGAAGTAAATTCAGAGGAGAGCTCTATTTACGCTCTCTAAAGAATTTCCCCTTTGTAGCAATGCGTCCCACAGGAGTGTACGGACCACGAGAGAAGGACTATTTTGAGATGATAAAACTCATAAAATGCGGGTTAGACATAACAGTAGGATTTGAACAACAATATCTAACATTTATATATGTAAAAGATTTGGTAAAAGCAGTATTCCTCGCCCTCGAAAAAGGACGCGATGGCGAGGGATACTTCCTGACCGACGATGTAGAGTATTACACACAAAAAGATTTCAGAAAGTTAGTCTCAAAAGCACTTGGAAAGAAATTTGTATTGCCCATAACAGTACCATTAGGGCTGGTCAGGATGGTGTGTAATATGAGCGAAAAATTTGCAAATAGCAAAAAAGTACCTGTATTAAACAGAGATAAATATCAAATACTAAAACAGAGAAACTGGACCTGCGACACATCAAAAGCCAAAACCGATCTTGGCTACGCAGCCGATTACAACCTTGAAAAAGGAATAAATGAGTGCATAGCGTGGTATAAAGAGAATGGCTGGTTATAG
- the nadB gene encoding L-aspartate oxidase: MVSKYDFLVIGSGIAGMSFALKVAEKGRVGIICKTGIEEANTFYAQGGIASVTKPTDNFEKHIEDTLICGGGLCNRQAVEKVVREAPAQIEELVNWGVNFDRDEKGGFDLHREGGHSEFRILHHRDNTGQEIQDSLIRAIKRHPKIELFENHFAVELITQHHLGQEVTRQTPDITCYGVYVLDQKSGKVKTFLSKTTIIATGGVGNVYKTTTNPTVATGDGIAMVYRAKGEVQDMEFIQFHPTALYNPGERPSFLITEAMRGYGGVLRTKDGKEFMQKYDERKSLAPRDIVARAIDNEMKMRGEDCVYLDVTHKDAQETREHFPNIYSKCLSLGIDITKDYIPVAPAAHYLCGGIKVDLNACSSIKNLYAFGECACTGLHGGNRLASNSLIEAVVYADAAARHATEAIKNITLREDIPDWNDEGTTQPEEMVLITQSLREVEQLMSAYVGIVRSDLRLQRALDRLNILYKETENLFQRSVVTSQICELRNIINVGYLIIKQAMARKESVGLHYTIDYPPKG, from the coding sequence ATGGTTAGCAAATATGATTTTTTGGTAATAGGTTCTGGAATAGCCGGAATGAGTTTTGCCTTAAAAGTAGCAGAAAAAGGCAGGGTAGGAATAATATGTAAAACAGGCATCGAGGAGGCAAACACCTTTTATGCACAAGGAGGAATAGCATCGGTAACAAAACCCACCGACAACTTTGAGAAACATATTGAAGACACCCTAATTTGTGGAGGAGGATTGTGTAACCGCCAAGCAGTAGAAAAAGTAGTCAGAGAGGCTCCTGCTCAAATTGAGGAGTTAGTAAATTGGGGAGTAAATTTTGACCGGGATGAAAAGGGCGGCTTTGACCTTCATCGCGAAGGAGGACACTCAGAGTTTCGTATACTTCATCACAGAGACAACACAGGACAAGAGATACAAGACAGCCTCATAAGAGCAATAAAACGTCACCCAAAAATAGAACTCTTTGAGAACCATTTTGCAGTAGAGTTGATAACCCAACACCATTTAGGGCAAGAGGTAACACGTCAAACCCCCGATATAACCTGCTATGGCGTATATGTACTTGACCAAAAGAGTGGAAAAGTAAAAACATTCCTGTCAAAAACAACCATAATAGCAACAGGAGGAGTTGGAAACGTATATAAAACCACCACCAACCCAACAGTAGCAACAGGCGATGGAATAGCAATGGTATATCGTGCCAAGGGCGAGGTACAAGATATGGAGTTTATCCAATTTCACCCCACAGCACTATATAACCCCGGTGAGCGTCCAAGTTTCTTGATAACCGAGGCAATGCGCGGATATGGCGGAGTATTGCGAACAAAAGATGGCAAGGAGTTTATGCAAAAGTATGATGAACGCAAATCACTTGCCCCACGCGATATAGTAGCCCGAGCAATAGATAACGAGATGAAGATGCGAGGAGAAGATTGCGTATATCTCGATGTAACCCACAAAGATGCACAAGAGACACGCGAACACTTCCCCAACATATACAGCAAGTGTCTGTCATTAGGAATAGACATCACAAAAGATTATATCCCCGTAGCACCGGCGGCACACTACCTATGCGGAGGAATAAAAGTAGATTTGAATGCCTGTTCATCAATAAAAAATCTATATGCCTTTGGCGAATGTGCATGCACAGGACTGCATGGAGGAAATCGTTTAGCATCAAACTCACTCATCGAGGCAGTAGTATATGCCGATGCAGCAGCACGTCATGCCACAGAAGCAATAAAAAACATCACACTTCGAGAGGATATACCTGATTGGAACGATGAAGGAACAACCCAACCAGAGGAGATGGTATTGATAACCCAGAGCCTAAGAGAAGTAGAGCAACTAATGTCGGCATACGTTGGCATAGTGCGTTCCGACTTACGTCTGCAAAGAGCATTAGACCGATTGAACATCCTATACAAAGAGACCGAGAACCTGTTCCAACGATCAGTAGTAACAAGTCAAATATGCGAGTTACGCAATATCATAAACGTAGGATACCTTATAATTAAACAAGCAATGGCTCGTAAAGAGAGCGTAGGATTACACTATACCATAGACTATCCGCCAAAGGGATAG
- a CDS encoding type IIA DNA topoisomerase subunit B, with amino-acid sequence MAEENEIKKQEVSYDGEDIKTLDWKEHIRLRPGMYIGKLGDGSHSDDGIYVLLKEVMDNAIDEYMMGFGTQIEVNITENRVEVRDYGRGVPLDKVKDVSSKMNTGAKYDSKAFKKSVGLNGVGIKAVNALSTNFRIVAYRDGECKEVAYEKGSVVVDAPIVPTTEKNGTLVQFTPDNDAKIFGNYTFNEEYVENLLKNYSYLNSGLSIYLNGRKFYSKGGLLDLLNDKMTAEPLYPIIHLKGDDIEVVITHCDQYGEEYYSFVNGQHTTQGGTHLSAFREAATRTIKEFFNKNFEFSDIRNGMVAAVSIKVEEPVFESQTKTKLGSKDMGPDGPTIGKFLNDFLKKELDNYLHRQTETAELMLKKVQESEKERKAIAGVTKLARERSKKANLHNKKLRDCRIHLSDTKGEDREKSTLFITEGDSASGSITKSRDALTQAVFSLRGKPLNSYGLTRKVVYENEEFNLLQAALDIEDGLEGLRYNRIVIATDADVDGMHIRMLLLTFFLQYFPELVKKGHVYILQTPLFRVRNKKETYYCYTEEERLAAMEKVGAHPEITRFKGLGEISASEFATFIGPDMRLDPVTLNKQDSVSEMLEFYMGKNTMERQNFIIDNLVTDEELS; translated from the coding sequence ATGGCAGAAGAAAACGAAATCAAAAAGCAAGAAGTCAGTTACGATGGAGAAGATATTAAAACTCTCGATTGGAAAGAGCATATACGCCTGAGACCGGGAATGTATATCGGAAAGTTGGGCGATGGCTCACACTCCGATGACGGAATATATGTACTTCTAAAAGAGGTAATGGATAATGCCATAGATGAGTATATGATGGGCTTCGGTACTCAGATAGAGGTGAACATCACTGAAAACCGCGTTGAAGTTCGCGACTATGGTCGAGGCGTTCCCCTTGATAAGGTAAAAGATGTATCATCAAAGATGAATACAGGAGCAAAATATGACTCAAAAGCCTTCAAAAAATCGGTAGGATTAAACGGAGTAGGTATAAAAGCAGTAAACGCACTATCAACAAACTTCAGAATAGTAGCTTATCGCGATGGAGAATGCAAAGAGGTAGCCTATGAAAAAGGCTCAGTAGTAGTTGATGCACCAATAGTCCCCACAACCGAGAAGAACGGAACATTAGTACAGTTTACTCCCGACAATGATGCCAAGATATTCGGCAACTACACATTTAACGAAGAGTATGTAGAGAACCTTCTGAAGAACTACTCATATCTAAACAGCGGACTATCAATATATTTGAACGGACGTAAGTTCTACTCAAAAGGAGGACTGTTAGACCTTTTGAACGACAAGATGACAGCCGAGCCACTATATCCCATAATACACCTCAAGGGCGATGATATAGAGGTTGTGATAACACACTGCGACCAATATGGCGAGGAGTACTACTCATTTGTAAACGGACAACACACAACACAAGGAGGAACACACCTGTCGGCATTCCGCGAAGCAGCAACACGCACCATAAAAGAGTTCTTCAATAAAAACTTTGAGTTCTCAGATATTCGCAACGGAATGGTGGCGGCGGTGAGCATAAAAGTAGAAGAGCCGGTATTTGAATCGCAAACAAAAACAAAGTTAGGCTCAAAAGATATGGGACCTGACGGGCCAACAATAGGAAAGTTCCTGAACGACTTCTTGAAGAAAGAGTTGGATAACTACCTTCACCGACAAACCGAAACAGCCGAACTGATGCTAAAAAAAGTACAAGAGTCGGAGAAGGAGCGTAAGGCCATAGCAGGAGTAACAAAGTTAGCCAGAGAGCGATCTAAGAAAGCCAATCTGCACAATAAAAAACTAAGAGACTGTCGTATCCATTTAAGCGATACAAAAGGTGAAGATCGCGAAAAATCAACACTTTTCATAACAGAGGGAGACTCAGCATCAGGCTCAATAACAAAGAGTCGTGACGCACTAACTCAGGCAGTATTCAGTTTGCGAGGAAAACCCCTGAACTCATACGGACTAACCCGAAAAGTAGTATATGAGAACGAGGAGTTTAACCTGCTACAAGCAGCCCTCGATATAGAGGACGGACTTGAAGGCTTACGTTACAACAGAATAGTAATAGCAACCGATGCCGATGTTGACGGAATGCACATAAGAATGTTGCTATTAACATTCTTCTTGCAGTACTTCCCCGAACTTGTAAAGAAAGGACACGTATATATATTGCAAACACCACTCTTCAGAGTACGAAACAAAAAAGAGACATATTACTGCTACACCGAAGAGGAGCGATTGGCAGCAATGGAGAAGGTAGGAGCACACCCCGAGATAACCCGATTTAAAGGACTTGGAGAAATCTCAGCCTCAGAGTTTGCAACCTTTATAGGACCCGATATGAGGCTCGATCCAGTAACCCTGAACAAACAAGACTCAGTATCAGAAATGTTAGAGTTCTACATGGGTAAGAACACAATGGAGCGTCAGAATTTTATCATAGATAACTTGGTAACAGATGAAGAACTCTCATAA